A genomic window from Elaeis guineensis isolate ETL-2024a chromosome 3, EG11, whole genome shotgun sequence includes:
- the LOC105041150 gene encoding uncharacterized protein yields the protein MESKKFLQLVEEKKKRMLEKREGPLKWEQKLEAAAKAKADAETKERKLKAIKHKRKMDSASDYDSDSDDSDIDRKHRKKKAHKRHRKHGHSDSSEDTGRRRHRSKKRNTSSSDESSSDGYYCGSEEDHRRKRCSKKRRHGHHSSRTESSSSGSSSEDEVRGVRKGHSRHHKRHHRSNDDDSASDSEQRKTHLKRKHHHISSADDSVSDSDDHRHNRRSHSVGKSSDDDWEEVGKQRDTKKPHHKHGHHHHHRHHNHRHHDHHRNSMDSNGKQGEHERKQSPDGGDNS from the coding sequence ATGGAAAGCAAGAAGTTTTTGCAGTTggttgaagagaagaaaaagagaatgcTGGAGAAGAGAGAAGGCCCCCTAAAATGGGAACAGAAGCTAGAAGCTGCAGCCAAGGCAAAAGCTGATGCAGAAACAAAGGAGAGGAAGCTGAAGGCCATAAAGCACAAGAGGAAGATGGATTCAGCGTCTGATTATGACAGTGATTCTGATGACAGTGACATTGACAGGAAGCACAGGAAGAAGAAGGCTCACAAAAGACACCGGAAGCATGGTCACTCTGACTCCTCAGAAGACACCGGGAGGCGTAGACACAGATCAAAGAAAAGGAACACAAGCTCAAGTGATGAGAGCAGCAGTGATGGATACTATTGCGGGTCTGAGGAAGATCATCGGAGGAAGAGATGCTCCAAGAAGAGGAGGCACGGACATCATTCTTCAAGAACAGAGTCCAGCAGCTCAGGATCAAGTAGTGAAGATGAAGTCAGAGGAGTACGAAAGGGCCACTCTAGGCACCATAAGCGCCACCACAGATCAAATGATGATGACTCAGCATCAGACTCTGAACAGAGGAAGACTCACTTGAAGCGGAAGCACCATCATATATCAAGTGCTGATGATTCTGTGTCGGATTCTGATGATCACAGGCATAATAGAAGGAGCCACTCTGTGGGGAAGTCATCAGATGACGACTGGGAGGAGGTTGGGAAGCAAAGAGATACCAAGAAGCCTCATCACAAGCACGGGCACCACCACCACCATCGCCATCACAATCATCGCCATCATGATCATCATCGAAATTCCATGGATTCAAATGGAAAACAGGGAGAGCATGAAAGAAAGCAATCTCCTGATGGAGGTGACAACAGTTGA